A segment of the Cohnella algarum genome:
CGGTACGCAAACCGATGTCCAAAACAAAAAAGGCGGAGCCTGCGCAGTCACGCAAACCCGCCGCCAACCACCCTTGGAGGTTGGCATGGAACTGTAGACAACAACAGGATAACACAAAAACGACAGCCGTCCAAGTCACTTGAACGGGCGGCTGCCCAAATTAGCAAAGTGACATTTTTACAGACGAGTTATGGTGACATTTTTACAGCATATTGACACCTTCCGGCAGGCGGGAAGCTTTGCGAGGATGCGCCGGGTGCCGAAGAAGCAAAAAACGGCCCGAAGGCCGTTTCGCTTTTGCCCGTTTACATCTGCTTGCCCTGCACCTCGTCGAGCCGAAGCACGCGCGTGTGCTCGGTATGGCTCCACGTCTTGTTGTTTTGCGTGAAAAAGGCGTACACCGTGATCGGCCACCACGAAATGGAGAAAATCGGGAACGTGACGAGCCTGAGGTACATTTTCCACGGCACCTTCTCCAGCAGCATCGCCAGCGGCGTCTGCGCGTACATGTACAGCGCGATCGGAATCGAAAGCCAGGCCGGCGCCACCGCGTAAATCGAATCGAAATTCGGATCGCCCGGCAGCAGCTGGTCGAACCACAATACGCCGGTTACCGTAAATCCGAGCAAAAAGTAATACGCGTTGAAAATATAAAGGGCGGCGTCGATCTTCGCCCATTTGCGCTCCTTGATGCCCTGCCACAGCGTCGGCAGCATATAATGGCGGGCGACGTGAAAATGCCCTTGCATCCACCGCAGCCGCTGGCGGGACGACGCGCGGAACGTAATCGGCTTTTCGTCGTAAACCCGGGCATCGAAATTGAACTTCGGATAAATGTTGCGCTGAATGCAGCGAATCGTGAATTCCAGGTCCTCGACCAGGCTCGTCGCGCCCCAGCCCATCTCCTTGAGCAGCTTCGTCTCGAAGCACATGCCCGTTCCGCCGAGGAAGTTCGCCAGTCCCAGATTATAGCGCGGAAGCTGCCACAGCCGGTTGCAAAACCAGTAGTTGATGCCGTTGGCGGCGCTCACCCAGGAGTCGTGCGGGTTTTTGGTGTCGAGGTAGCCTTGGACGACGCGGTGGCCGTTCAGCAAGTCCTCGTTCATGTACTTCAGGAAATCGGTCGCGACCAGGTTGTCGGCGTCGAACATGACGACGGCGTCGTACTGGCGCGGGTGCTTCCACAGCTTGCGAAGCATCCATTCGATGGCATAGCCCTTGCCGCGCTCTCTCGGATTGACGCGCTCGCAGGCGTAAACGCCGGGATAGCCGCGGACGATGTCGGCCGTTCCGTCGGTGCAGTTGTCGCAGATGACGAACACGTCGAACAGCTCGCGCGGATAATCCATTTTGAGCAGGTTTTCCAGCAGCGCGCCTACGACCTTTTCCTCATTATGGGCGGCGACGAGAACCGCGAACGACTTCGTCGGCTCGTGCTCGATTTTTTCCCGCTTCCGCTTCCAAGCGAACACGGACAGGAAAACCTGGTACGTCCCGAGCACAAAAAACAGTCCTTGCGCGATCAGCAGCAAATGGTTCCACATATTCGGTTAGACCCCCTAAAAACCCTTTTTCATTTTTGCGCGTCCGACTTCCATCCGGTGGTCCGGATGCCGTCGCCGCTTTTCTCTTTTTGTTGTTTTTCTCTCTGTTTGAAAACACAAACCTGATTTTCATCCGTACGCGTGCATTTCGTCAAAAAGCATTTTCCGTCATTTCCGGTGTCCAGGCTCCGTTTAAGTTCCCTTCGCTTGCCGGGCATCCGTTTTCAACCGACTTCCTCCGCCAAGCATCCGCAAGCATCGTTTTCCGTCCATTTTGTGTCCGCAGTCCCGATCTCCCGACACCATTCCTTCACAAGTCAGTTCTTTCGGATCGACCTTTCGCCATCGCCGCGGAACCCCGTTCGTTCGCTTTCGACACGTCGTTCGAATGACCGCGAGCGCAACGGCATGGCAGCGGCCGCCGCCGGCCTCCCCGCTATCATATGACGAACCGGGCGGCCGGAAGGTTTCAATCCATGCAGATATCTCCATAAAAGCTTACCCATCCGCCGCGAAAGTAAAACGAGCCGAACATGAAAATCCCGGCAGGAAAGCCCGCCGGGTTTACAGAAATGATATAGTGGATTTATATTTTCTTAATGTTTATCGATTAAAATGACAGTAGCGCTGCGATCCGGATTCTGTTTTGCGAGGCTCGCGCAACCCGGTACCGGGGAAAACGGGAGGGACGCTATGATGATGAGATTTTACAACAGACTCCATGAGTGGGAAGGTCCCTTGTTCCTTCATGTGAATATTCGATGGAACCGCCGAACGTGCAATTTGCTGTTTGCGATCCTTTCGCTCATCGGCGGGGCGACGTTCAGCCTCAGCTTTTCCGCGTTGGTCGGATTTATGATGCCGGACCCGTGGAGAGTCGTCGGCTGGCAGTCGCTGGCGGCCGTGTCGCTGAGCCATCTTCCGGTCGTTCTGGCGAAACGGAGCATGCCGCGCCTTAGGCCTTACCAGGTTTTTCCGCAAGCGAGAACGGGCAGGCGGCCGCTTCAGGATCCTTCGTTTCCGTCCGGCCACACGACCGCCGCTTTCGCGTTGTTGACGCCGTGGATGATCGCGATGCCGGGCATGTTCCCCCTGCTGCTGGCCGTCGGGCTCGGCGTCGCCCTGTCGCGCGTGTATTTCGGCCTGCACTACCCGAGCGATACCGCCGTCGGGGCGATGCTCGGTTTTCTGACCGCGCTCCTGATGATCAAACTGATCGGATAAATCCGCTACGAAAACGCGA
Coding sequences within it:
- a CDS encoding phosphatase PAP2 family protein; this encodes MMMRFYNRLHEWEGPLFLHVNIRWNRRTCNLLFAILSLIGGATFSLSFSALVGFMMPDPWRVVGWQSLAAVSLSHLPVVLAKRSMPRLRPYQVFPQARTGRRPLQDPSFPSGHTTAAFALLTPWMIAMPGMFPLLLAVGLGVALSRVYFGLHYPSDTAVGAMLGFLTALLMIKLIG
- a CDS encoding glycosyltransferase family 2 protein, with amino-acid sequence MWNHLLLIAQGLFFVLGTYQVFLSVFAWKRKREKIEHEPTKSFAVLVAAHNEEKVVGALLENLLKMDYPRELFDVFVICDNCTDGTADIVRGYPGVYACERVNPRERGKGYAIEWMLRKLWKHPRQYDAVVMFDADNLVATDFLKYMNEDLLNGHRVVQGYLDTKNPHDSWVSAANGINYWFCNRLWQLPRYNLGLANFLGGTGMCFETKLLKEMGWGATSLVEDLEFTIRCIQRNIYPKFNFDARVYDEKPITFRASSRQRLRWMQGHFHVARHYMLPTLWQGIKERKWAKIDAALYIFNAYYFLLGFTVTGVLWFDQLLPGDPNFDSIYAVAPAWLSIPIALYMYAQTPLAMLLEKVPWKMYLRLVTFPIFSISWWPITVYAFFTQNNKTWSHTEHTRVLRLDEVQGKQM